The proteins below come from a single Nitrosarchaeum sp. genomic window:
- a CDS encoding methyltransferase domain-containing protein has translation MKSILVNYLACPECGKGFTLKSQISKGTEIIEGRLVCTKGHKFSIIRGIPRFVVDKTAGFVKTEDAFSSKWKKFNKTYHEKKWLLHQQNWFLDRFGWNNLKNFNKFLKTRTLILDAGTGIGNSAKLFSTNPDAQVFAIDASASVEFAYKRYGATPNIHFLQADLRKLPFKKQFFDFICSDQVLHHTKDTETSFKYLTKFLQKSGLVSIYVYNKKAPMREYADTYIREFTTNMSEKECIEFSKDMTYLGKSLSQLKKKITIPRDIPVLKIKKGTYDVQRFIYWYFLKCFWAEDGNFERSVGVNFDWYFPKFAYRHTPEEVRKWFKDVKVKITHFKEIESGISVNGKSSN, from the coding sequence TTGAAATCCATTCTTGTAAATTACCTTGCATGTCCTGAATGCGGTAAAGGTTTTACGCTAAAATCACAGATATCAAAGGGTACTGAAATAATAGAAGGCAGACTTGTATGTACCAAAGGTCATAAATTTAGCATTATTCGTGGGATTCCAAGATTTGTTGTTGATAAAACCGCTGGTTTTGTAAAAACTGAAGACGCATTCTCATCTAAATGGAAAAAATTCAACAAAACATATCATGAAAAAAAATGGCTCCTTCACCAACAAAACTGGTTTTTGGACAGATTTGGATGGAATAATCTGAAAAATTTTAATAAATTCCTAAAAACACGTACCTTAATTCTTGATGCTGGTACTGGCATTGGCAACAGTGCAAAGCTATTCTCTACAAACCCTGATGCCCAAGTTTTTGCAATAGATGCAAGTGCAAGTGTGGAATTTGCTTACAAAAGATATGGGGCAACTCCAAACATTCATTTTTTACAGGCAGATCTTCGTAAACTTCCATTTAAAAAACAGTTCTTTGATTTTATCTGCTCTGATCAAGTTCTTCATCACACAAAAGACACAGAGACTTCCTTCAAATACCTAACAAAGTTTCTGCAAAAAAGTGGACTTGTCTCAATTTATGTGTATAACAAAAAAGCACCAATGCGTGAATATGCAGATACATACATTCGTGAATTCACTACAAATATGAGTGAAAAAGAATGTATCGAGTTTTCAAAAGACATGACGTATCTTGGAAAATCCTTGTCACAACTAAAAAAGAAAATTACAATTCCACGTGACATTCCAGTTTTGAAAATTAAAAAAGGAACGTATGATGTTCAAAGATTTATCTACTGGTATTTTCTAAAATGTTTTTGGGCTGAGGATGGAAACTTTGAGCGAAGCGTTGGTGTTAACTTTGATTGGTATTTCCCAAAATTTGCCTACAGACACACGCCAGAAGAAGTACGTAAATGGTTCAAAGATGTTAAAGTAAAGATTACCCACTTTAAAGAAATTGAAAGTGGAATTAGTGTAAACGGAAAAAGTTCAAATTAA
- a CDS encoding class I SAM-dependent methyltransferase: protein MNLEKELDISAISKTVRRRIKEKIIGKSNYGNKEWKKADNEWYSQIHERNYLLHEDFIRYLKEKRDISTVLEIGCGTGIYPIKYKHLFKDLNYTGIDISQENIDYCKKQSNFQFICGDWIKMESIEKYDLIYSHAVVDHVYDIEQFISKICTQCKKYAYINAYRGYFPDLKKHKMSWRDDDGCYYNDISLIQLKETLLKQLKEDEFVIKPQENGTGIVQTVIKITKKLI, encoded by the coding sequence ATGAATTTAGAGAAAGAGTTGGACATATCTGCAATTTCAAAAACTGTTCGTAGGAGAATTAAAGAGAAAATTATTGGAAAGTCAAATTATGGGAATAAAGAATGGAAAAAAGCTGATAATGAATGGTATTCTCAGATACATGAAAGAAATTATTTGCTACATGAAGATTTTATTAGATATTTAAAAGAAAAAAGGGATATTTCTACAGTTTTGGAGATAGGTTGTGGAACTGGTATTTACCCAATAAAATACAAACATTTGTTTAAAGATCTAAATTATACAGGAATAGATATTTCACAAGAAAATATTGATTATTGTAAAAAGCAATCTAATTTTCAGTTTATTTGTGGAGATTGGATAAAGATGGAGAGTATTGAAAAATATGATTTAATCTATTCGCATGCAGTAGTGGATCATGTATATGATATTGAACAGTTTATTTCAAAGATTTGCACACAATGTAAAAAATATGCTTACATTAATGCATATAGAGGATATTTCCCTGACTTAAAAAAACATAAAATGAGTTGGAGAGATGATGATGGTTGTTATTATAATGATATATCACTAATTCAATTAAAAGAAACTCTTCTAAAACAACTAAAGGAAGATGAATTTGTAATTAAGCCTCAAGAAAATGGTACCGGTATTGTTCAAACAGTAATAAAAATAACAAAAAAATTAATTTGA
- a CDS encoding glycosyltransferase: MESKKERINVAFVYKPCPTLTSTNYHTLSYNFFMKALKRNTRIKVTDIATNENYDASSLKDKFDIILLFENSNFGPGCMPDEISNMEDLDIPVITRAGDPWNADQKNIMKIHKKNKIDAYFGFHHPDLFYEYYPKDFAYGVVLYGLEPLLYKHLQPYNSRIRNRILNSGAVASKKISSKLIYKFRKKTLDPRMHYNLRAKCNDLSYVDYTSTIQHAYTGDKYPLLLQKYTAAIAAMTTSYTTKYWEIPAAGCLTFMEVTEKNHGEYLGFVDGETAIFINEDNYKEKFEQYLKDTDNPKWEKIANAGKEYALNYLNNDVALNSLVDLMEKLL, from the coding sequence ATGGAAAGTAAAAAAGAAAGAATTAACGTTGCATTTGTTTATAAACCATGTCCTACGCTTACTAGCACTAACTATCATACTCTCTCATATAATTTTTTTATGAAAGCATTAAAGCGTAATACAAGAATTAAAGTAACCGACATTGCTACTAATGAAAATTATGATGCAAGTTCATTAAAAGACAAATTTGACATCATTTTGCTTTTTGAGAATAGTAATTTTGGTCCTGGATGTATGCCAGATGAAATCTCAAATATGGAAGATCTAGACATACCAGTGATTACAAGAGCTGGTGATCCGTGGAATGCAGATCAGAAAAATATAATGAAAATACACAAAAAAAATAAAATAGATGCCTATTTTGGATTCCATCACCCAGATCTATTCTATGAGTATTATCCCAAGGATTTTGCATATGGTGTTGTGCTATATGGACTAGAACCATTGTTATACAAGCATCTTCAACCATACAACAGCAGAATCAGAAACAGAATTCTAAATTCAGGTGCAGTGGCAAGCAAGAAAATATCCTCTAAACTTATTTATAAATTTAGAAAAAAAACTTTAGATCCTAGAATGCATTATAATCTTCGAGCTAAATGTAATGATTTATCATATGTTGACTATACATCAACTATTCAACATGCATATACTGGAGACAAATATCCATTACTTTTACAAAAATATACTGCCGCCATAGCTGCGATGACGACAAGTTATACTACAAAGTATTGGGAGATTCCTGCTGCAGGATGTCTAACTTTTATGGAAGTTACAGAAAAAAATCATGGCGAATATCTTGGTTTTGTTGATGGTGAAACTGCAATATTCATAAATGAAGACAATTACAAAGAAAAATTTGAACAATATCTAAAAGATACAGATAATCCAAAATGGGAAAAAATTGCTAATGCCGGAAAAGAATATGCATTAAACTATCTAAATAATGATGTAGCTTTGAATTCATTAGTGGATTTAATGGAAAAATTACTCTAA
- a CDS encoding sugar phosphate nucleotidyltransferase, with protein sequence MINTAVIPAAGFGTRLLTLTKESPKEMVPLFYKSNSEITVTPLIERIFLQLFDAGIRNFCFIVGKKKRAIEDHFTIDNEYSKLIKKNNKNFKQVLKNFSKKIEQSNIVWINQNNPNGFGSAVLHAKEFVGNKPFLVHAGDAFVRSNEKHIKQIIDAHKKYESIATLYVREIKNPKLYGVAEAAKINKELYSIQRVEEKPKQPKSNFALMPIYAFTPIIFEALSKTKPGLRNELQLTDAIQKLIDWKYLVRAIKFKNADDCIDIGTPENYFRALTVSFKDAKLRN encoded by the coding sequence TTGATAAACACCGCTGTAATTCCAGCCGCAGGATTTGGTACAAGATTATTGACACTAACAAAAGAATCACCTAAAGAAATGGTTCCATTGTTTTACAAATCTAATAGTGAAATTACTGTCACTCCTTTGATAGAGAGAATATTCTTGCAGCTTTTTGATGCTGGAATAAGAAATTTTTGTTTTATAGTTGGGAAGAAAAAAAGGGCAATAGAAGATCATTTTACTATTGATAATGAATATTCTAAATTGATTAAAAAAAATAATAAAAACTTTAAACAAGTATTAAAAAATTTCTCTAAAAAAATTGAACAATCAAACATAGTATGGATCAATCAAAATAATCCAAATGGTTTTGGTTCTGCTGTTTTACATGCAAAAGAATTTGTAGGCAACAAGCCATTTCTGGTACATGCAGGGGATGCTTTTGTACGTAGTAATGAAAAACACATCAAGCAGATAATTGACGCTCATAAAAAATACGAATCTATCGCAACTCTATATGTTCGAGAAATAAAAAATCCAAAATTATATGGTGTTGCAGAGGCAGCAAAGATAAACAAAGAATTATACTCAATTCAACGAGTTGAAGAGAAACCAAAACAACCCAAAAGCAATTTTGCCTTAATGCCAATCTACGCGTTTACGCCTATTATATTTGAAGCACTTTCAAAAACAAAACCAGGTTTAAGAAATGAATTACAACTAACTGATGCAATACAAAAACTGATTGATTGGAAATATCTTGTAAGAGCAATTAAATTTAAAAATGCCGATGATTGTATAGACATTGGAACACCAGAAAATTATTTTCGAGCACTTACAGTTTCTTTTAAAGATGCTAAATTGAGGAATTGA
- a CDS encoding DegT/DnrJ/EryC1/StrS family aminotransferase, with the protein MIDWKIPLFKMHYDENDESNVLSVLRRGMYWGLSSEITKLEQDFCDKTGMKYCVSFNSATSALHAIMIINGFKKGDEIITPSFTFIATSNSIQYVGATPIFADIEEETFGLDPLDVEARITNKTKAIIPVHYAGNICKINELQKIATKNNLVLIEDAATALGSKFKGKNGGSFGDFSIISMAWNKVITSGEGGVAFTNSKRDYEKLIRIRSHGRIDKENYFISSASPDYVSLGYNWRMSSINAALGLSQLAKLEKLIELRNNNANYLSELLTKIEHIETPKIPADRKSNFMLYPIRIKNGKKTRDKLRDFMNRKKIQTKVIYEPIHLTTFYKKRFGYKKGILKTTEKVSDQILCLPMYPNLKKEEIVLIADSIREFFER; encoded by the coding sequence ATGATTGATTGGAAAATCCCACTTTTTAAAATGCATTATGATGAAAATGATGAGAGTAATGTGCTATCTGTGTTAAGAAGAGGAATGTATTGGGGACTTTCATCTGAGATTACAAAATTAGAGCAGGATTTTTGTGACAAAACTGGAATGAAATATTGTGTTTCGTTTAATTCGGCAACTTCTGCCTTGCATGCAATTATGATCATCAATGGATTCAAAAAAGGTGATGAAATTATCACACCATCATTTACTTTTATTGCAACATCAAATTCAATACAATATGTAGGTGCAACTCCAATTTTTGCAGATATTGAAGAAGAGACTTTTGGGTTAGATCCACTTGATGTTGAAGCCAGAATAACAAATAAAACAAAAGCGATAATCCCTGTTCATTATGCAGGAAATATTTGTAAAATTAACGAATTACAAAAAATAGCAACGAAGAATAATCTTGTATTAATTGAAGATGCGGCAACTGCCTTGGGTTCTAAATTTAAAGGGAAAAATGGAGGTTCGTTTGGAGACTTTTCCATCATTAGCATGGCTTGGAATAAAGTTATAACATCAGGTGAAGGTGGAGTTGCTTTTACAAATTCTAAGAGAGATTATGAAAAACTGATTCGTATTCGTTCTCACGGTAGAATTGATAAAGAAAACTACTTCATATCATCAGCCTCTCCAGATTATGTTTCGCTTGGATACAATTGGAGAATGTCTTCAATAAATGCTGCCTTAGGTCTTTCTCAGCTAGCAAAATTAGAAAAACTAATTGAATTAAGAAATAATAATGCAAATTATTTGTCGGAATTATTAACAAAAATAGAGCACATCGAAACTCCCAAAATCCCAGCAGATAGAAAAAGTAATTTTATGTTATATCCAATAAGAATAAAAAATGGCAAGAAAACAAGAGATAAACTTCGAGATTTTATGAATAGAAAAAAGATTCAGACAAAAGTGATTTACGAACCAATACACTTAACAACATTCTACAAGAAGAGATTCGGATATAAAAAAGGGATTTTAAAAACTACAGAGAAAGTAAGCGATCAAATTTTATGTTTACCAATGTATCCTAACTTAAAAAAAGAAGAAATAGTATTAATTGCAGACTCCATACGCGAATTTTTTGAAAGATGA
- a CDS encoding glycosyltransferase family 4 protein: MRLLIAGAKPKFFHLKEFGDALAKLGVEYKLVHDLDVYTGFPSRDIRKWFQTRKKFDVLVSEFKPDAIFIDRQAHFGVAAVISKIPLFILLRGDYWSEMKWAKETLYKSPIKRIVLWWKQRIAEKCFNGAAVILPICKYLEPIVKEHYPKKSIQVLYGGIDSSKWYPVKEMELKHPCVGLLQGAWIWGKTKEILTLTKVIEAMPDVTFYWAGDGPYRQKITDVLGKYNNFKWLSALEYPDKVRQYLAALDVYALASGIDMSPLTLQEAQLMKKPVVATNAGGIPELMIDKETGFLIKKGDHEDWINKLTLLINDKVLAANMGDSGRKFVIDNFSWERMANGFLKIVQEHIDKK, encoded by the coding sequence TTGAGATTACTCATTGCAGGTGCAAAACCAAAATTTTTCCATCTAAAGGAGTTTGGTGATGCATTAGCAAAGCTTGGTGTTGAATACAAACTGGTTCATGATCTTGATGTTTACACAGGTTTTCCAAGTAGAGATATTAGAAAATGGTTTCAAACACGTAAGAAGTTCGATGTACTAGTATCAGAGTTCAAACCTGATGCAATATTTATCGATAGGCAAGCACATTTTGGAGTTGCCGCAGTTATTTCCAAGATTCCATTGTTTATTTTGTTAAGAGGAGATTATTGGTCTGAGATGAAGTGGGCAAAAGAAACACTCTACAAATCACCAATAAAACGTATAGTGTTATGGTGGAAGCAGAGAATTGCAGAAAAATGTTTCAACGGTGCAGCAGTAATTTTGCCAATCTGCAAATATCTGGAACCCATAGTAAAAGAACACTATCCAAAAAAATCAATTCAAGTATTGTATGGTGGAATAGACTCTTCAAAATGGTATCCAGTTAAAGAAATGGAATTAAAGCATCCATGTGTAGGATTATTACAAGGAGCTTGGATATGGGGGAAAACAAAAGAAATTCTTACATTAACTAAAGTAATTGAGGCAATGCCTGATGTTACATTTTACTGGGCAGGCGATGGTCCATACAGACAAAAGATTACAGATGTACTTGGTAAATATAATAATTTCAAATGGCTTAGCGCCTTGGAATATCCAGATAAAGTAAGACAGTATCTTGCAGCACTGGATGTATACGCCTTGGCAAGTGGAATAGACATGTCTCCTTTGACATTGCAGGAAGCTCAGCTCATGAAAAAACCAGTTGTCGCTACCAATGCTGGTGGAATACCTGAATTAATGATTGATAAGGAAACAGGATTTTTAATCAAAAAAGGAGATCATGAAGATTGGATCAATAAATTGACTTTGTTGATAAATGATAAAGTATTGGCAGCAAATATGGGAGATTCTGGAAGGAAATTTGTCATAGATAATTTCAGTTGGGAAAGAATGGCAAATGGATTTCTCAAAATAGTTCAAGAACATATTGATAAAAAATAA
- the rfbB gene encoding dTDP-glucose 4,6-dehydratase: MKLLVTGGLGFIGSNFILHVLKNFNHQVVNVDDELTGSNHKNLTEIQNSKNYEFVKGNITDSKLMDTLIKDCDAVINFAAESHVDRSIDNAKPFIDSNIYGVFTILEKIKLYQKRLVHISTDEVFGSLEVGSASEMFRFNPSSPYSASKASAELLVNSYVVTYGIDAVITRCTNNYGPHQFFEKLIPKTIMLAHYNKKIPIQNQGKGIRDWIFVDDHCKAIMRVLEDGKSGESYNISSANEIDALTVVKKILKIMNKPEDLYEYVQDRPGHDYRYSMDSSKIRTQLGWLPTIDFESGIRQTIDWYLHNKN, from the coding sequence ATGAAATTATTAGTAACCGGTGGGCTAGGATTCATAGGTAGTAATTTTATACTGCATGTTTTGAAAAATTTCAATCACCAAGTTGTGAACGTAGATGATGAGCTTACTGGTTCTAATCATAAAAATCTAACAGAAATACAAAATAGCAAAAATTATGAATTTGTAAAAGGAAATATCACAGACAGTAAACTAATGGATACTCTGATTAAAGATTGTGATGCAGTTATTAATTTTGCAGCTGAATCACATGTAGACAGAAGTATCGATAACGCAAAACCATTCATTGATTCTAATATCTATGGAGTTTTTACAATTTTGGAAAAAATAAAACTGTATCAAAAACGACTTGTGCATATTTCAACAGATGAGGTTTTTGGTAGTCTAGAAGTAGGTAGTGCTAGTGAGATGTTTAGATTTAATCCATCTAGTCCATATTCTGCAAGCAAGGCTTCTGCAGAACTACTTGTTAATTCGTATGTTGTAACCTATGGGATAGATGCTGTTATTACAAGATGTACAAATAATTATGGCCCTCACCAATTTTTTGAAAAATTAATACCAAAAACAATTATGCTTGCTCATTACAATAAAAAAATACCGATACAGAATCAAGGCAAAGGAATTAGAGATTGGATCTTTGTAGATGATCATTGCAAAGCAATTATGAGAGTTTTAGAGGATGGTAAATCTGGAGAATCATATAATATTTCATCGGCAAATGAAATTGATGCATTAACTGTAGTGAAAAAAATCTTGAAGATAATGAACAAGCCGGAAGATCTTTATGAATATGTACAAGATCGACCTGGGCATGATTATAGATATAGTATGGATTCATCAAAGATCAGAACTCAGCTTGGATGGTTACCAACAATTGATTTTGAGAGCGGTATTAGACAAACAATTGATTGGTATCTACATAACAAAAATTGA
- a CDS encoding phospholipid carrier-dependent glycosyltransferase, producing the protein MSKTILDNNSQFYKNPFFVLGLIIISGIVLRLLFFSIKIPVVLDSFDYYMFAMDIKFTHEIPNYSPSKAGWPFFLSGLFSIIPFNETYTFMEIQKLTSVVFSSITAIPIFYLSKLFFPKKYGILAAIIFVFDPRVVSNSSLGSTDPMFVFLIATSLALFLRKNIFLSYIAFFTAGMASSVRPEGLFLFFTLTILYFIKHRKNHSELFKYGFCLLIFLVTIYPFMNYQQNIHGNDLLFNRLENTVAYHIQDPKMTENNSGIPFLIKGLENFPKYLGWILIPNFIIFAPVGFILSFKKLDFNKFSLFLTGIILSTPIFYSYAIPLQDTRYLLPLYPLLSIWTIFLVKKFDKFSKIHLVIPLCVIIILSTIFILIKYDSEYELEVLEITKELNKSPKILNDFYPNSNLLESSDLPNNVEEFKRDFLIQREEGKSIRTSLEHKIKIIPNIDYESIEQLMTYAKQNNLTHLVIEKDSQNSIFNMIYQNESDYSFLEKINNENNLKKYKVKIFEINYNRYESSYNIRN; encoded by the coding sequence GTGAGTAAAACAATTTTAGATAATAATTCGCAATTTTATAAAAATCCATTTTTTGTTTTAGGGCTAATAATAATTTCTGGAATAGTTCTCAGATTGTTATTTTTTTCAATAAAGATTCCCGTCGTTCTTGATAGTTTTGATTACTATATGTTTGCAATGGACATAAAATTCACCCATGAAATTCCAAATTACTCACCATCAAAAGCAGGGTGGCCATTTTTCTTATCCGGTCTATTTAGTATCATTCCTTTCAATGAGACATACACATTCATGGAAATACAAAAACTAACAAGTGTAGTTTTTTCTTCAATTACTGCAATACCAATATTTTACTTATCTAAATTATTTTTTCCAAAAAAATATGGAATACTTGCTGCAATAATTTTCGTTTTTGATCCAAGAGTAGTAAGTAATTCAAGTTTAGGTTCAACAGACCCCATGTTTGTATTTTTAATAGCAACAAGTTTAGCACTATTTTTGAGAAAAAATATTTTTCTTTCTTATATTGCATTTTTTACTGCTGGAATGGCATCGTCAGTTAGACCAGAGGGATTATTCCTATTTTTTACGCTAACCATATTGTATTTCATAAAACATAGAAAAAATCATTCTGAATTATTTAAATATGGATTTTGTTTGTTAATATTTTTAGTAACAATTTATCCATTTATGAATTATCAACAAAATATCCATGGTAATGATTTACTTTTTAACAGGTTAGAAAATACTGTTGCATATCATATACAAGATCCTAAAATGACTGAAAATAATTCAGGTATTCCATTTTTGATAAAAGGTCTTGAAAACTTTCCAAAGTATTTAGGATGGATATTAATACCAAATTTTATTATTTTTGCACCAGTTGGATTTATTCTATCCTTTAAAAAACTGGATTTCAATAAATTTTCTCTATTTTTAACTGGAATAATCCTGTCTACTCCAATTTTTTATTCCTATGCAATACCGCTACAAGATACCAGATACTTACTTCCTCTATATCCATTACTTTCAATATGGACTATATTTTTAGTAAAGAAATTTGATAAATTTTCAAAAATTCATTTAGTAATTCCATTGTGTGTTATTATTATATTATCAACAATCTTTATTTTAATAAAATATGATTCTGAATATGAACTAGAAGTATTGGAAATCACCAAAGAATTAAACAAATCTCCTAAAATTTTGAATGACTTCTATCCTAATAGCAATTTGTTAGAATCTTCGGATTTACCAAATAATGTAGAAGAGTTTAAGAGGGATTTCTTGATTCAAAGGGAAGAAGGAAAATCCATAAGAACTAGTCTAGAACATAAAATCAAGATAATTCCAAACATTGACTACGAGTCTATTGAACAGTTAATGACGTATGCAAAACAGAATAATTTAACACATTTAGTAATAGAGAAAGATAGTCAAAATAGCATTTTTAATATGATTTATCAAAATGAATCTGACTATTCATTTCTTGAAAAAATCAATAATGAAAATAATTTAAAAAAATACAAAGTAAAGATTTTTGAGATTAACTATAATAGATATGAGAGTTCATATAATATTAGAAATTAA
- a CDS encoding acetyltransferase, producing the protein MKKADKIVIIGAGGFGNEVLWTLLEHNKISNTYEILGFIDDNTKLHGKLIHQKKVLGGIEWFENKTAKDVQCVIAIGNGLIRKKIVALLEKRNVKFATLIHPSVIMSESVIVGKGTIIQAGTIITVDVQIGEHCRIDNLCSIAHDSKIDDFVDLSPGVHINGSNIIEKGVFLGSGTTTKEKIHVGKWCVIGAGTVLINDVPDFSLCVGVPGKIKKKLDI; encoded by the coding sequence ATGAAAAAAGCTGATAAAATTGTAATCATTGGAGCTGGTGGATTTGGAAATGAGGTATTATGGACATTACTAGAACACAACAAGATTTCAAATACTTATGAGATTTTGGGTTTCATAGATGATAATACTAAATTACATGGTAAATTAATTCATCAAAAAAAAGTATTAGGTGGTATAGAGTGGTTCGAAAATAAAACGGCGAAAGATGTTCAGTGTGTAATTGCTATAGGTAACGGATTAATAAGAAAAAAAATTGTTGCGCTTCTTGAAAAAAGGAATGTGAAATTTGCAACCCTGATTCATCCATCAGTTATCATGTCTGAATCAGTTATAGTAGGAAAAGGAACTATAATTCAAGCTGGAACTATCATTACGGTTGACGTACAAATAGGTGAACATTGTAGGATTGATAATTTGTGTTCAATTGCTCATGATTCCAAAATTGATGATTTTGTAGACTTGAGTCCTGGTGTCCACATAAACGGGTCCAATATCATAGAAAAAGGGGTATTTCTGGGTTCTGGTACAACGACAAAAGAAAAAATTCATGTAGGTAAATGGTGTGTGATTGGAGCCGGTACTGTATTGATAAATGATGTGCCAGATTTCTCGTTATGTGTTGGTGTACCAGGTAAAATAAAGAAAAAATTAGACATCTAA
- a CDS encoding asparagine synthase-related protein has protein sequence MEKSSSKLAPNSIKNILTLRYNPTKNSLIPKKTWKDFVEKPILNPVDFVEDSIKSNIKHSIKNPRTKVAVALSSGVDSTLVLALLKKTYPTIPISTISVKFAESIDESKHAAKIAQKFDADHHILYIENYLAELPAALSIIKQPFWDLHWYYIVKKAKTLSEYLVSGDGGDELFGGYTFRYEKFLSLTKKNSSPIAKIKAYMQCHERDWVPDQQDLFGQRANFSWKEIYNYLLPHFDNSLHPLSQVFLADFNGKLLYNWIPLNTAFHRHFRVKPVTPILSKNVISFATNVPIDMKYDQKRNTGKLILRQILQKYSLEKMLIKKKQGFSVNTTNLWKSHGYDLCNYYLSDARITQDKWINKTWIQKHFHKNDLDIRYVNKFLGILALEIWYRLFITKEMKSTTILS, from the coding sequence GTGGAAAAATCTAGTTCAAAATTAGCTCCTAATTCAATCAAAAATATTCTTACTCTTAGATACAATCCAACAAAAAATTCACTAATTCCAAAAAAAACCTGGAAAGATTTTGTAGAAAAACCTATTTTAAATCCAGTTGACTTTGTTGAAGATTCTATAAAATCAAACATAAAACATTCTATAAAAAATCCCAGAACAAAGGTGGCAGTTGCATTAAGTAGCGGCGTTGATTCTACTTTGGTTTTGGCACTTTTGAAGAAAACATATCCTACAATTCCAATCAGTACAATATCTGTAAAATTTGCAGAAAGCATAGATGAATCAAAACATGCTGCAAAAATTGCACAAAAGTTTGATGCAGATCATCATATTTTATATATTGAAAACTATCTTGCGGAACTTCCTGCAGCCCTAAGTATTATCAAGCAACCCTTTTGGGATTTGCATTGGTATTATATTGTAAAAAAGGCAAAAACCCTGTCCGAGTATCTTGTATCTGGTGATGGCGGTGATGAGTTATTTGGAGGATATACTTTCAGATATGAAAAATTTCTTTCACTTACAAAAAAAAATTCTTCCCCAATTGCAAAGATAAAGGCATACATGCAATGTCATGAAAGAGATTGGGTACCTGATCAGCAAGACTTGTTTGGGCAAAGGGCAAATTTTTCATGGAAGGAAATATACAATTATCTTTTGCCACATTTTGACAATTCATTACACCCACTTTCACAGGTGTTTTTAGCTGATTTTAACGGTAAATTACTCTACAATTGGATTCCACTAAACACTGCATTTCATAGACATTTTAGAGTAAAACCTGTAACGCCAATTCTATCAAAGAATGTGATTTCTTTTGCTACTAATGTCCCAATCGATATGAAATATGATCAAAAAAGAAACACAGGCAAATTAATTTTGAGACAAATTTTACAAAAGTACTCACTTGAAAAAATGCTCATAAAGAAAAAACAAGGCTTTTCTGTAAATACTACTAATTTATGGAAATCACACGGATATGATCTGTGCAATTACTATCTATCTGATGCCAGAATAACACAAGACAAATGGATAAACAAAACCTGGATTCAAAAACATTTTCATAAAAATGATCTAGATATAAGATATGTAAATAAATTTTTAGGAATATTGGCATTGGAAATTTGGTATAGGTTGTTTATCACAAAAGAAATGAAATCAACTACAATCCTTTCTTAA